A single genomic interval of Psychroserpens sp. NJDZ02 harbors:
- a CDS encoding PepSY-associated TM helix domain-containing protein gives MEKTTLWKRKNFDLHTVIGFYICSLALIIAFTGSLMSYNWLMYITYKSTGGEKSVFFNIPENKSALQTNTSAILPIDRLIPLLKKENPEADSFELHYPESDTTSIYVEVGNSKGLHYDADFRFFDQNTLQEIETPSIYGKYKNAKFADKLIRMNYDIHIGAIGGIIGKIIAFISSLLTASLSVTGTLLWYGRHYKKKQDTN, from the coding sequence CTGGAAAAAACAACCCTTTGGAAACGTAAAAACTTCGATTTACACACCGTTATTGGTTTCTATATCTGCTCTTTAGCTTTAATTATTGCCTTTACAGGTTCTTTAATGTCTTATAATTGGTTAATGTACATTACATATAAGTCTACAGGTGGAGAAAAATCGGTGTTTTTTAACATTCCTGAGAATAAAAGTGCTTTACAAACCAATACTAGCGCTATACTGCCAATAGATAGATTGATTCCTTTGTTAAAAAAAGAAAATCCAGAAGCAGACAGTTTCGAATTACATTACCCTGAATCTGACACAACAAGTATCTACGTGGAAGTCGGAAATAGTAAAGGCTTACATTATGATGCTGATTTTCGTTTTTTCGATCAAAACACACTTCAAGAAATTGAAACACCTAGTATTTACGGCAAGTACAAAAACGCCAAATTTGCTGATAAATTAATCCGAATGAATTATGATATACACATCGGAGCCATTGGTGGTATTATTGGTAAAATAATCGCTTTTATAAGCAGCTTATTAACCGCAAGCCTTTCTGTAACAGGTACTTTATTATGGTATGGAAGGCATTATAAAAAAAAGCAAGACACCAATTAA
- a CDS encoding PepSY domain-containing protein, whose protein sequence is MTVFFAFILKGHMRLWLPKSIGEQVVGVSILLFIIIIISGFILWLPKKRKNLKQRITFDWKKQPFGNVKTSIYTPLLVSISAL, encoded by the coding sequence ATGACTGTTTTTTTTGCTTTTATCTTAAAAGGTCACATGCGTTTATGGTTACCTAAATCTATTGGAGAGCAAGTTGTTGGCGTTTCTATTTTACTGTTTATTATAATTATAATTTCTGGCTTTATTTTATGGCTTCCCAAAAAACGTAAAAATCTAAAACAACGCATAACGTTTGACTGGAAAAAACAACCCTTTGGAAACGTAAAAACTTCGATTTACACACCGTTATTGGTTTCTATATCTGCTCTTTAG
- a CDS encoding transposase, with amino-acid sequence MYKNDKVIRRYSEPFKLKILTELSSGKHTKSELCKIYSIAPTTVNVWIKKYNRTDLMNTRIKVETKDEISRIKTLQKEIEQLKKLLLKKDLDAMVQDSYLEVAAEDLGYKSVNELKKKISIKP; translated from the coding sequence ATGTATAAAAATGACAAAGTAATTAGACGTTACAGCGAACCTTTTAAATTAAAAATATTAACAGAACTTAGTAGTGGCAAGCATACAAAGAGTGAGCTTTGTAAAATCTATTCTATAGCCCCTACTACAGTCAATGTATGGATCAAAAAATACAATCGTACAGACTTAATGAACACCAGAATAAAAGTGGAAACCAAAGACGAGATATCTAGAATTAAAACGCTTCAAAAAGAAATTGAACAGTTAAAAAAACTACTATTAAAAAAAGATCTAGATGCTATGGTACAAGACTCTTATCTAGAAGTAGCAGCTGAAGACTTAGGCTACAAATCTGTCAATGAGTTAAAAAAAAAAATAAGTATAAAGCCTTAA
- a CDS encoding IS3 family transposase produces MAKEKSKGSASLTTIANCFHLKRDAYYKYKSRADNRLRREQQIIDIVRKRRKILPREGVRKLVKSLDVDFNKDNIIVGRDSLFNVLRKHQMLTLRKKTSARTTNSYHRFYKYNNIIKDMEVTRANQVWVSDITYIRTVKGFCYLALITDMHSRKIVGYDLSDSLELKGCVRALNKAIYQAKNIKQLIHHSDRGIQYCSNVYTQILKRKKIDISMTEENHCYENAMAERVNGILKDEFYLDQTFDNVSHAKRAAKNAINLYNEIRLHLSLDYKTPNMVYKLSA; encoded by the coding sequence ATAGCTAAAGAGAAATCTAAAGGATCTGCTTCTTTAACTACTATCGCTAATTGTTTTCATCTTAAACGTGATGCGTATTACAAATACAAATCTAGAGCTGATAACCGCTTAAGACGCGAACAACAAATTATAGATATCGTTAGAAAAAGACGCAAGATCCTTCCTAGAGAGGGCGTGAGAAAACTTGTAAAATCATTAGATGTAGATTTTAATAAAGATAATATTATAGTCGGTAGAGACTCCTTATTTAATGTCCTTAGAAAACACCAAATGCTAACACTTAGAAAGAAAACTAGTGCCAGAACAACCAATTCTTATCATCGTTTTTATAAGTATAATAACATTATAAAAGACATGGAAGTTACTAGAGCAAATCAGGTTTGGGTGAGTGACATAACCTATATTAGAACCGTAAAAGGGTTTTGTTACTTGGCTTTAATAACTGATATGCATTCAAGGAAAATAGTAGGTTACGATCTTAGTGATAGCTTAGAATTAAAAGGATGTGTGAGAGCGCTTAATAAGGCCATTTATCAAGCTAAAAACATTAAACAACTTATCCATCATTCGGATAGAGGAATACAGTACTGTAGCAATGTATACACACAAATACTCAAAAGAAAAAAGATAGATATTAGTATGACCGAAGAAAATCATTGTTACGAAAATGCAATGGCAGAACGTGTAAATGGAATTTTAAAAGATGAATTTTATTTAGACCAAACCTTTGATAACGTTAGTCACGCTAAGAGAGCTGCAAAAAATGCAATTAATTTATACAACGAAATAAGATTACATTTATCTTTAGACTATAAAACACCAAATATGGTATATAAATTATCAGCTTAA
- a CDS encoding DUF4274 domain-containing protein, protein MIVTPSKERIIIENFIEYSFENEDYDFIPDFDIFKKLNSTDQYFLAENYNWDDGIEVLNWIINSPKCDKGTATLIFWKAEPRDYAEFDIENVGESEKEIFDLLQNIISKIKNREFKKSRFEFIPSELEVSEYSSEFEIWNLPQELLNGNKGILPISLSRIKSIIWNYQRKRKLGKREKRKAERKNVT, encoded by the coding sequence ATGATAGTTACGCCTTCAAAAGAGAGAATTATAATTGAAAATTTTATCGAATATTCATTTGAGAATGAAGATTACGATTTTATTCCTGATTTTGATATATTCAAAAAACTGAATTCGACTGACCAATATTTTCTCGCTGAAAATTATAACTGGGATGACGGAATCGAAGTTCTGAATTGGATAATAAATAGTCCGAAATGTGACAAAGGAACCGCAACATTAATCTTTTGGAAAGCAGAACCGAGAGATTATGCGGAATTTGATATTGAGAATGTTGGAGAAAGCGAAAAAGAAATTTTTGATTTACTTCAAAACATAATATCAAAAATTAAAAATCGCGAATTCAAAAAGAGTCGATTTGAATTTATTCCATCTGAACTTGAAGTTTCAGAATATTCAAGTGAATTTGAAATTTGGAATCTACCTCAAGAATTACTAAACGGAAATAAAGGAATTTTACCAATTAGTTTAAGTAGAATAAAGTCAATAATTTGGAATTATCAAAGGAAAAGAAAATTGGGAAAACGAGAAAAACGGAAAGCGGAAAGAAAAAACGTTACATAA
- a CDS encoding IS1182 family transposase, translating to MQGTKIYQEKLFNNFQLSRRVPQDNFYRRLSEILDLEFLRNQTKIYYGNCGQKSLDPVVFFKFCLVGYLENITSDRKLVLHCSLRLDILYFLGYDIDEELPWHSTLSRTHQLYPESVFENLFTHVFKMCVDMHMVSGHTQVIDAAPVKANASMDSLELKVPEEDLEAHLRALRHISNRDKAVPLRSAKVNKAPKLQQELSASRQELQAIKSRNKKWSKDQNHRPGAGNKGSRYTSNKTHYSPTDPDARISVKPGKARKLNYSSQLTVDAAHHVISDIKAYHADGKDSQHLPDIVLRVKRRLWQSGLTIDTCLADTGYSSGENYAFLEKQDITSYIPPHGTFKGGPDEFIYNEKEDHYTCPQGKIIPFKKVFYEKKNNTKKKAYRGSKKLCIDCPIRSACLSKTAQEKSFSVTYYRAEYLRNIARVDSKKGSYMKGKRQSTVEPVFGTLTQFLGMGKVNTLGIKQANKCMHLSATAYNLKKYLKYMKNLPESIAGLLAFIKSTKNHLISLRILCFKPLAF from the coding sequence ATGCAAGGCACAAAAATATATCAAGAGAAATTATTCAACAATTTCCAGTTGAGTCGTCGGGTTCCCCAAGACAATTTTTATAGACGATTATCAGAAATTTTAGACTTAGAATTTCTACGGAATCAAACAAAAATCTATTACGGAAACTGTGGACAAAAAAGTTTAGATCCCGTGGTGTTTTTCAAATTCTGTTTAGTTGGTTATTTAGAGAATATCACCAGCGATAGAAAATTGGTGTTACATTGTAGTCTTCGACTGGATATTCTGTATTTTCTTGGCTATGATATCGATGAAGAATTACCATGGCATTCTACGTTAAGTAGAACACATCAACTGTACCCAGAGTCAGTTTTTGAAAATCTATTTACTCATGTTTTCAAAATGTGCGTAGACATGCATATGGTAAGTGGTCATACCCAAGTTATCGACGCCGCACCTGTAAAAGCAAACGCTTCGATGGATAGTTTAGAGCTTAAAGTACCAGAGGAAGATTTAGAGGCTCATTTACGCGCCTTACGACATATAAGCAATAGAGATAAAGCAGTGCCACTTCGATCAGCCAAAGTTAATAAAGCCCCAAAATTGCAACAAGAATTATCAGCAAGCCGTCAGGAATTACAAGCGATAAAAAGCCGAAACAAAAAATGGTCAAAAGATCAAAACCATCGTCCTGGAGCAGGAAATAAAGGCTCACGTTATACGAGTAATAAAACGCATTATAGTCCAACCGATCCCGATGCTCGCATAAGTGTAAAACCAGGAAAAGCAAGAAAGCTAAACTATTCAAGTCAACTCACGGTAGATGCCGCACATCATGTAATAAGTGATATCAAGGCCTATCATGCCGATGGCAAAGACAGTCAGCATTTACCAGATATTGTATTGCGTGTAAAACGACGCTTATGGCAATCTGGTCTTACCATAGACACCTGTCTCGCGGATACTGGTTACAGTAGTGGCGAGAATTATGCTTTTTTAGAAAAGCAGGATATTACCAGTTACATTCCGCCACACGGCACCTTTAAAGGAGGGCCAGATGAATTTATTTATAATGAAAAAGAAGACCACTACACCTGCCCTCAAGGGAAAATTATTCCCTTTAAAAAGGTGTTTTACGAAAAGAAGAACAACACCAAAAAGAAGGCCTATAGAGGTTCAAAAAAACTTTGTATAGATTGCCCAATACGAAGCGCTTGTTTAAGCAAAACGGCACAAGAAAAGTCATTTTCCGTAACGTATTACCGCGCAGAATACCTACGGAATATAGCACGAGTTGACAGTAAAAAAGGAAGCTATATGAAAGGAAAACGACAAAGCACGGTAGAGCCTGTATTTGGTACATTAACCCAGTTTTTAGGCATGGGAAAAGTGAATACCCTTGGGATTAAACAAGCTAATAAATGTATGCATCTATCCGCAACAGCCTATAATCTTAAAAAGTATTTAAAATATATGAAAAACTTACCAGAAAGTATAGCAGGACTACTTGCTTTTATTAAAAGCACCAAAAACCACCTAATAAGCCTTCGAATACTATGTTTTAAGCCACTTGCATTTTAG
- a CDS encoding DUF1963 domain-containing protein, translating into MKNQSYHIVFDKEYYFPKNNFGQRNNQHPSWTLKPFEETELMFGGLIKNKLNRLIEFDKSFLANGQELKNQSFGINFKDFFNVQINGENLFYRHLENGEIERINKTIKIGIDYSNHPLKETKIKVVKTPESLLNQEWEGNCNKIGGNPIWVQKPEFLTCPSCKKEMTFIFQLDSGIPDLNANNNYEIMFGNDGVCYTFWCNEHKISGYLWQST; encoded by the coding sequence ATGAAAAACCAGAGTTATCATATAGTTTTTGACAAAGAATATTATTTCCCAAAAAATAATTTCGGTCAAAGAAATAATCAACATCCTTCGTGGACTCTAAAACCTTTTGAAGAGACTGAATTAATGTTTGGTGGTTTAATAAAAAATAAACTTAATCGTTTGATTGAATTTGACAAAAGTTTTTTAGCAAATGGACAAGAATTAAAAAACCAATCGTTCGGAATCAATTTTAAGGATTTTTTTAATGTTCAAATAAATGGAGAAAATCTTTTCTACAGACATTTAGAAAACGGAGAAATTGAACGAATAAACAAAACAATCAAAATTGGAATAGATTATTCAAATCATCCTTTAAAAGAAACAAAAATAAAAGTTGTAAAAACACCAGAATCGCTTCTAAATCAAGAATGGGAAGGAAATTGTAATAAAATAGGTGGAAATCCGATTTGGGTTCAAAAACCTGAATTTTTAACTTGCCCAAGTTGTAAAAAAGAAATGACTTTCATCTTTCAATTAGACAGCGGAATTCCCGATTTAAACGCAAATAACAATTACGAAATAATGTTTGGAAACGATGGGGTTTGTTATACTTTTTGGTGTAATGAACATAAAATTAGCGGATACCTATGGCAATCGACATAA
- a CDS encoding phospholipase D-like domain-containing protein, with protein sequence MTTTTATFSDIKRKIQKQIENSKESIKISVAWFTSKDLLGQLTDKVENGCQVEIIISDNIENKRLSFDKFIQSGGTVYIMQTKSGKFLHDKFAIFDEKKLIAGSYNWTYSAEYYNHEFIIQSEEAILLKQFNIRFKNLKEIVTRYDELILASESEFLADTNESEFIKLESELEARFMETIKEANDLGAKINSTNIISYIHNYGAIGGASRLIKLGTERLQSGFIKLWEIGRLDISFESIILQDKYRKLFSKDILEKAEKRLNELKQK encoded by the coding sequence ATGACGACTACAACTGCAACATTTTCAGATATAAAAAGAAAAATTCAAAAACAAATTGAAAACTCGAAAGAATCTATAAAAATCTCTGTAGCTTGGTTTACGAGTAAAGATTTATTAGGACAATTAACAGATAAAGTTGAAAATGGTTGTCAAGTAGAAATTATTATAAGTGACAATATTGAGAATAAAAGATTATCCTTTGACAAGTTTATTCAATCTGGAGGAACGGTTTATATTATGCAAACTAAAAGTGGAAAATTTTTACACGACAAATTTGCAATATTTGATGAGAAAAAACTAATAGCAGGTTCATATAATTGGACATATTCAGCTGAATATTACAATCACGAATTTATTATACAAAGTGAAGAGGCAATATTATTAAAACAGTTCAATATTAGATTTAAGAATTTAAAAGAAATTGTTACTCGTTATGATGAATTAATACTCGCAAGCGAATCTGAATTTTTAGCTGACACAAATGAAAGTGAATTTATAAAGCTTGAAAGTGAATTAGAAGCGAGATTTATGGAAACTATTAAAGAAGCTAACGATTTAGGTGCAAAAATTAATTCAACGAATATTATTTCATATATACATAATTATGGAGCAATTGGAGGAGCTTCAAGATTAATTAAATTAGGAACAGAAAGATTACAATCTGGATTTATTAAATTATGGGAAATAGGTAGATTAGATATTAGTTTTGAAAGTATAATTCTTCAAGATAAATACAGGAAATTATTTAGTAAAGATATTTTAGAAAAAGCTGAAAAAAGGCTCAACGAATTAAAACAAAAATAA
- a CDS encoding IS110 family transposase: MKNYKEVVGIDVSKKTIDAFCYQAKVHKEFINDVVGYKSLLKWVSKYSKGSAVFYCFENTGYYSLKLALYLSNQSIVYVEESPLKIKRSSGIVKEKTDKLDAALIARYAWLYREELAPSSVKSMSHLELGRLLALRDQLVRNNAGLKGTLKEMKVLLSSPTTDSGCISLKRSIDYLTKQVKAVEDRIKEIISEDESMQKNYELLSSLKGVGLVVASQLIYHTGNFTRFASWRAFSSYCGTAPFEHRSGTSIYKRKQCHYLGDRKMKSLLSMVSVSAIQHDSELRQYYKRKVAEGKDKMLAINNVRNKLIARAFAVVKRGTPYVVLQQHAA, from the coding sequence ATGAAAAATTACAAAGAAGTCGTAGGAATCGATGTATCAAAAAAAACAATAGATGCCTTTTGTTATCAAGCCAAAGTACACAAGGAGTTTATTAATGATGTAGTAGGCTACAAAAGTCTTTTAAAATGGGTTTCGAAGTACAGTAAAGGCAGTGCTGTTTTTTATTGTTTTGAGAATACAGGCTATTACTCCTTAAAATTAGCGCTTTATTTATCTAATCAGTCTATAGTTTATGTTGAAGAAAGTCCGTTAAAAATAAAACGTTCGTCCGGCATTGTAAAAGAAAAGACAGACAAGTTGGATGCGGCTTTAATAGCACGTTATGCTTGGCTTTATAGAGAAGAGTTGGCGCCAAGTAGTGTAAAAAGCATGTCTCATTTAGAGCTTGGACGCTTGTTAGCATTGCGCGATCAATTGGTTAGAAATAATGCAGGCCTTAAAGGCACATTAAAAGAAATGAAAGTGCTTTTGTCTAGTCCAACCACAGATTCTGGATGCATTAGTTTAAAGCGCAGTATAGACTATTTAACTAAGCAAGTAAAAGCAGTAGAAGATAGAATAAAAGAGATTATATCAGAAGATGAATCTATGCAAAAAAATTATGAACTGCTTTCAAGTTTAAAAGGTGTAGGCTTAGTAGTTGCAAGTCAATTAATTTACCATACTGGTAATTTTACACGTTTTGCAAGTTGGCGCGCTTTTTCTAGTTATTGTGGCACAGCACCTTTTGAGCATCGCTCTGGAACCAGTATCTACAAACGAAAACAGTGTCATTATTTAGGAGATAGGAAAATGAAAAGTTTGCTAAGTATGGTAAGTGTATCTGCAATACAACATGATAGTGAACTAAGACAATATTACAAACGAAAAGTAGCAGAAGGAAAAGATAAAATGTTAGCGATAAACAATGTTAGAAACAAACTAATTGCAAGAGCTTTTGCAGTTGTAAAAAGAGGAACACCTTATGTGGTTCTTCAACAACATGCAGCTTAA
- a CDS encoding LysM peptidoglycan-binding domain-containing protein has translation MTYIRVRNTINVVHKKVLDVYFASQTEETVFETVKGKESEHIVKKGDNLSAIASENKITLAKLKKDNTLKSNALKVGQKLTIKQNDTKTEKGKKVTFTRLNKATLGEEIYIIIKTENLDGIEIEINVMQGKEKLLAEKDRAISLLKDDKKKLKAIVGEYAKNDKITNKEDFKDWAIAKVILAPKEEKTLKSYTKSLKDATDKKTYLFLAVNACTSIDNQTEFYKDGKIKKTSTPNYYLNEEGKWLELGGKKVCPIDPSIRSHFVIHCTAGTMTTSSIKTKTKYDTPKNKKRSAAHIYVNLDGTKLEIWPLTEKNVWATKIESKKSLEGQMFHIELNYGSPTKPSEAQYKTLADLYIEASEIEGCWPIIAPHIEVDRGIADGHQDPTDFDYNHFYSILKIKGVPIDDIPKFDHNRYWGNKSYKIPWSTDKTNWPPILKGNPHK, from the coding sequence ATGACATACATAAGAGTTAGAAATACAATTAATGTAGTTCATAAAAAAGTTTTGGATGTATATTTTGCATCACAAACAGAAGAAACTGTTTTTGAAACAGTAAAAGGAAAAGAAAGTGAACACATCGTGAAAAAAGGCGATAATCTTTCTGCAATAGCAAGTGAAAATAAAATAACTTTAGCTAAACTAAAAAAGGATAACACTTTAAAATCTAATGCTCTAAAGGTTGGTCAAAAACTGACTATTAAACAGAACGATACAAAAACTGAAAAAGGCAAAAAAGTAACCTTTACCAGGCTAAACAAAGCTACTTTAGGCGAAGAAATTTACATCATTATAAAAACCGAAAATCTTGACGGAATAGAGATAGAAATAAATGTGATGCAAGGTAAAGAAAAACTATTAGCCGAAAAAGACAGAGCTATTAGTTTACTTAAAGATGATAAAAAGAAGTTAAAAGCTATTGTTGGTGAATATGCTAAAAACGATAAAATAACAAACAAAGAAGATTTTAAAGATTGGGCTATTGCTAAAGTAATTTTAGCACCAAAAGAAGAAAAAACATTAAAAAGTTATACAAAATCTTTAAAAGATGCAACAGACAAAAAAACATATTTATTTTTAGCAGTCAATGCTTGTACAAGCATAGATAATCAAACCGAATTCTATAAAGATGGAAAAATAAAAAAAACAAGCACTCCTAACTATTATTTGAATGAGGAAGGTAAATGGCTGGAATTAGGAGGTAAAAAAGTTTGCCCTATTGACCCATCCATTAGAAGTCATTTTGTAATTCATTGTACAGCTGGCACAATGACAACATCTTCAATAAAGACCAAAACAAAATATGACACTCCTAAAAATAAAAAGAGAAGTGCTGCTCATATATATGTAAATCTTGATGGAACTAAATTAGAAATATGGCCTCTAACTGAAAAAAATGTTTGGGCAACTAAAATAGAAAGTAAAAAAAGTTTAGAAGGTCAAATGTTTCATATAGAATTAAATTATGGTTCTCCAACTAAACCAAGTGAAGCACAATATAAGACACTTGCCGACTTATATATTGAGGCAAGTGAAATTGAAGGTTGTTGGCCAATAATAGCACCTCACATTGAAGTAGATAGAGGAATTGCAGATGGCCATCAAGATCCCACTGATTTTGATTACAATCACTTCTACTCTATTTTAAAAATAAAAGGTGTTCCAATTGATGATATACCTAAGTTTGACCACAATAGGTATTGGGGAAATAAATCATATAAAATTCCTTGGAGCACAGATAAAACTAATTGGCCACCAATTTTAAAAGGTAATCCTCATAAATAA
- a CDS encoding transposase produces the protein MFSKWRRPISKKGSYMKGKRQSTVEPVFGTLTPFLEMGKANTLGIKQANKCMHLSATAYNLKKYLKYMKNGPESIAGLLAFIKSTKNYLISLQILCFKPLAF, from the coding sequence TTGTTCAGTAAATGGAGACGACCAATTAGTAAAAAAGGAAGTTATATGAAAGGAAAACGACAAAGCACGGTAGAGCCCGTATTTGGAACACTAACCCCGTTTTTAGAAATGGGAAAAGCAAATACCCTTGGGATTAAACAAGCTAATAAGTGTATGCATCTATCCGCAACAGCCTATAATCTTAAAAAGTATTTAAAATATATGAAAAATGGCCCAGAAAGTATAGCGGGACTACTTGCTTTTATTAAAAGCACCAAAAACTACCTAATAAGCCTTCAAATACTATGTTTTAAGCCACTTGCGTTTTAG
- a CDS encoding transposase, with protein MQGTKIYQEKLFNNFQLSRRVPQDNFYRRLSEILDLEFLRNQTKIYYGNCGQKSLDPVVFFKFCLVGYLENITSDRKLVLHCSLRLPRRKHPWD; from the coding sequence ATGCAAGGCACAAAAATATATCAAGAGAAATTATTCAACAATTTCCAGTTGAGTCGTCGGGTTCCCCAAGACAATTTTTATAGACGATTATCAGAAATTTTAGACTTAGAGTTTCTACGGAATCAAACAAAAATCTATTACGGAAACTGTGGACAGAAAAGTTTAGATCCCGTAGTGTTTTTCAAATTCTGTTTGGTTGGTTATTTAGAGAATATCACTAGCGATAGAAAACTGGTATTACATTGTAGTTTACGATTACCGCGCAGAAAACACCCTTGGGATTAA
- a CDS encoding SH3 domain-containing protein, producing MRNFLTLIFILLTITGFSQSNQFQKGEEVYLFGDNVRLRSKPSTKSEVIELVSIGSKLQIIDISNKTHTYKGITSPWYLVNYNGIQGYVVGGLISIQKIESLYSDAYYLFNIAKSHFTYYNNINIRLIQNNKIIDTMEIKISENDNFELSVLENKNLTKCKDIILINQSSKIENPNEKRQYQNYIGIVNNAFVFMGTTKKSSIKNLFDYNYEFIFSSELKDNVKLINKLTLYDENKKKHEISFNKKLNWNGSYFLPKLHLSLGYTTSIQDSNLETVMVCLVENYILNTTDTKVRSVIDTDNQIVYSLTYETRNNKKYIKINLIQGKDYNVNLYYDKQKCNLYRLENDKLVKEY from the coding sequence ATGAGAAATTTTTTAACATTGATATTTATACTTTTGACTATAACTGGTTTTAGCCAGTCTAATCAATTTCAAAAAGGAGAAGAAGTATATTTATTTGGGGATAATGTAAGACTACGCTCCAAACCCTCTACAAAATCTGAAGTTATTGAGCTTGTATCTATTGGTTCTAAACTACAAATTATTGATATTTCAAATAAAACCCATACTTATAAAGGAATTACTTCACCTTGGTATCTTGTTAACTACAATGGAATACAAGGTTATGTTGTGGGAGGATTAATTTCAATTCAAAAAATAGAGAGTCTTTATTCTGACGCTTATTATTTATTCAATATAGCCAAAAGTCATTTTACTTATTATAATAATATAAATATACGTCTTATCCAGAATAACAAGATTATAGACACTATGGAAATAAAAATTTCAGAGAATGATAATTTTGAATTAAGTGTTTTAGAGAACAAAAATTTAACAAAATGTAAAGATATTATTTTGATAAATCAATCATCAAAAATAGAGAATCCGAATGAAAAAAGGCAATATCAAAATTATATAGGGATTGTAAACAATGCGTTTGTATTTATGGGAACTACAAAAAAGTCTTCGATTAAAAATTTATTCGATTATAATTATGAATTTATATTCTCATCAGAACTTAAAGATAATGTTAAACTAATTAATAAATTAACTTTATACGATGAGAACAAAAAAAAGCATGAAATAAGTTTTAATAAAAAATTAAATTGGAACGGAAGTTATTTTCTTCCTAAATTACATCTTTCATTAGGGTATACAACATCTATTCAAGATTCAAACCTAGAGACAGTGATGGTTTGTCTGGTTGAAAATTATATACTTAATACTACAGACACTAAAGTTCGCTCTGTCATAGATACTGACAATCAAATTGTTTATTCTCTTACATATGAAACTCGTAATAATAAAAAATACATTAAAATCAACCTTATTCAAGGGAAAGATTATAATGTTAACTTATACTACGATAAACAAAAATGTAATTTATATAGGTTAGAGAATGATAAATTAGTTAAAGAATATTAG